Proteins co-encoded in one Cupriavidus metallidurans CH34 genomic window:
- a CDS encoding adenosine-specific kinase yields the protein MELSAVPVSKPADTNFIFGQSHFIKTVEDLHEALVGTVPGIRFGIAFCEASGKRLVRWSGTDEAMIDLACQNATAIAAGHTFLIFLGGGFFPVNVLGAVRAVPEVCRIYCATANPTEVIVAQTDLGRAVLGVVDGEPPLGIETTADIADRKQLLRQIGYKL from the coding sequence ATGGAACTCAGCGCGGTGCCGGTATCCAAGCCGGCAGACACCAACTTCATCTTCGGACAGTCACATTTCATCAAGACCGTCGAGGACCTGCACGAGGCACTCGTCGGCACGGTACCCGGCATCCGCTTCGGCATCGCCTTCTGTGAGGCGTCGGGCAAACGGCTCGTGCGCTGGTCTGGCACTGACGAGGCGATGATCGACCTGGCCTGCCAGAACGCCACCGCGATCGCGGCCGGTCATACCTTCCTGATCTTTCTTGGGGGTGGGTTCTTTCCCGTCAACGTGCTCGGCGCCGTGCGCGCCGTGCCGGAGGTATGCCGCATTTACTGTGCCACCGCGAACCCGACTGAGGTCATCGTCGCGCAGACGGATCTTGGCCGGGCTGTGCTCGGCGTCGTCGACGGGGAACCGCCGCTGGGCATCGAGACCACCGCCGATATCGCCGACCGGAAGCAACTGCTGCGGCAGATTGGCTACAAGCTTTGA
- a CDS encoding DUF799 domain-containing protein, with protein MMRRILTYIAGLGAVTLFAGCAVPTKQIDYSAYKASRPRSIVVLPPLNESPDINATYAMLAQTTAPLAESGYYVLPVALVDETFRQNGLTVPGDIHAVPVAKLREIFGADAALYVTVSEYGSKYQVLSSVTRVAASAKLVDLKTGDALWSGSAAAATDDSGNAGGGLVGALIAAAVAQVINHTVDRSYGVAGAASDRLLSAGQPTGILYGPRSPKYQSD; from the coding sequence ATGATGCGTCGAATCCTGACCTATATCGCGGGCCTTGGTGCGGTGACGCTGTTCGCAGGCTGTGCCGTGCCGACCAAGCAGATTGACTACTCGGCGTACAAGGCCAGCCGGCCGCGTTCGATCGTGGTGCTGCCGCCGTTGAACGAGTCGCCGGATATCAATGCAACCTACGCGATGCTGGCGCAGACCACGGCGCCGTTGGCCGAATCGGGCTACTACGTGCTGCCCGTGGCGCTGGTTGACGAGACGTTCCGCCAGAACGGGTTGACCGTGCCGGGTGACATCCACGCCGTTCCGGTGGCCAAGCTGCGCGAGATCTTCGGTGCCGACGCCGCGCTATATGTGACCGTGAGCGAGTACGGTTCGAAGTATCAGGTGCTTAGCAGCGTAACGCGCGTGGCCGCGAGCGCGAAGTTGGTGGATCTGAAGACCGGCGACGCGCTGTGGAGCGGTTCGGCCGCCGCGGCCACCGACGACTCCGGTAATGCCGGCGGCGGGCTGGTTGGCGCGCTGATTGCCGCGGCCGTTGCCCAGGTGATCAACCACACGGTGGATCGCAGCTACGGCGTGGCTGGCGCTGCGAGCGACCGGTTGCTGTCGGCGGGTCAGCCCACCGGTATTCTGTACGGGCCGCGTTCGCCGAAATACCAGTCGGACTAA
- a CDS encoding DUF4810 domain-containing protein — MMSMVTLRKAAFLSAAGLVLAGCASGPKPLYQWEGYQTQVYQYLKDGAKEEQVLALESGLDKMKAKGGSAPPGYHAQLGMLYLNLGKGDQMVKEFQTEKTLFPEATPYMDFLMRNVKTDKRPDTRAAAKADTTEAKSDATTGSAK; from the coding sequence ATGATGAGCATGGTCACGCTGCGCAAGGCAGCGTTTTTGTCGGCGGCCGGCCTCGTGCTGGCCGGTTGTGCGAGTGGGCCGAAGCCCCTCTATCAATGGGAGGGGTATCAGACCCAGGTCTATCAGTACCTCAAGGACGGCGCGAAGGAGGAGCAGGTGCTGGCGCTGGAAAGCGGGCTGGACAAGATGAAGGCGAAGGGTGGCTCGGCGCCGCCGGGGTATCACGCCCAGCTTGGCATGTTGTATCTGAATCTGGGCAAGGGCGACCAGATGGTGAAGGAGTTCCAGACCGAGAAGACGCTGTTCCCGGAAGCCACACCCTATATGGATTTCCTGATGCGCAACGTGAAGACCGATAAGCGGCCCGACACCAGGGCTGCGGCCAAGGCTGACACGACGGAAGCGAAGTCCGACGCCACCACCGGGAGCGCCAAATGA
- a CDS encoding CsgG/HfaB family protein, whose amino-acid sequence MIRFKTYAAVGFVAALGLAGCATETSTAVAVQKVESASRPYNGVRTPIAVGKFDNRSNYMRGVFSDGIDRLSGQAKTSLVTHLQQTNRFNVLERENLDEMKREATIKNQAQKLKGADYVVTGDITEFGRKEVGDVQLFGILGRGKEQVAYAKVNLNIVNISTSEVVYSTQGAGEYKLSNREVIGFGGTASYDSTLNGKVMDLAMREAVNNLVGAIESGLWKPQQ is encoded by the coding sequence GTGATTCGATTCAAGACCTATGCTGCGGTGGGCTTCGTGGCGGCGCTGGGGTTGGCAGGATGCGCGACCGAGACGTCCACGGCGGTGGCCGTGCAGAAGGTGGAAAGCGCCAGCCGCCCCTACAACGGCGTGCGCACGCCGATCGCCGTGGGCAAGTTCGATAACCGCTCGAACTATATGCGCGGTGTGTTCTCGGACGGCATCGATCGGCTGAGCGGCCAGGCGAAGACCAGTCTGGTGACCCACCTCCAGCAGACCAATCGATTCAATGTGCTGGAGCGCGAGAACCTGGACGAGATGAAGCGCGAGGCGACGATCAAGAATCAGGCGCAGAAGCTCAAGGGCGCCGACTATGTCGTGACCGGCGACATCACCGAGTTTGGCCGCAAGGAAGTCGGCGACGTGCAGCTGTTCGGCATTCTGGGCCGCGGCAAGGAGCAGGTGGCCTATGCCAAGGTCAATCTGAACATCGTGAACATCAGTACCTCCGAGGTCGTGTACTCGACACAGGGCGCGGGCGAGTACAAGTTGTCGAACCGGGAGGTGATCGGCTTTGGCGGCACGGCGAGCTATGACTCCACGCTCAATGGCAAGGTGATGGATCTGGCCATGCGCGAGGCGGTGAACAACCTGGTGGGCGCCATCGAATCCGGCTTGTGGAAGCCGCAGCAGTAA
- a CDS encoding ShlB/FhaC/HecB family hemolysin secretion/activation protein, protein MRIKSMAMTRPLHASLLLLGLSTCAEAQPTGPGRSPATTAADQQQLTRQQQEARERAQAIEAPGVRAQEITPLVYPTLPTETPCFRIDRFVLEVPADLPDSVQVHGASTLPMDPFAFARAWLDHYQGACVGRQGLDMLTMGVSQAILSRGYVTTRVLLPQQDLSTGTLRLALIPGVIGELRFAEPDTRGTWKSAFPARSGDLLNLRDLEQGLEQMKRVASQDAEMQIVPTAVPGVSDVVIAVKRAKAWTVVASIDNSGTEATGKWLGNLSLGIDNPLGLNDLFNVGYMQDVELGNRKHGTRGWNGFYSVPWGYWTGTLSAYSNTYYQQIAGVNQTFVSSGNSQTVDMKLQRVIRRSQSDVLGLQFRLSRRFGESFIEDTAIPQQRRNNTFVEAGFTDRHYFGSAQFDGSLVYRQGIGGFGSQADTLAVNGGPTWRYSMVVADANLSAPFRLGDQMLRYVTTFRGQYTGDRLYALDMMTIGSRYTVRGFDGEMLLAGDSGFYWRNELQAPVANTGQALYAGLDYGRVFGPSTVGLVGTQLIGAVLGLRGGFGSKFGRLSYDFFVGLPVYKPAAFHTSGVTGGMQVAYQY, encoded by the coding sequence ATGAGAATCAAGTCGATGGCGATGACTCGCCCACTTCATGCGAGCCTGCTGCTGCTCGGCCTGTCCACGTGCGCGGAGGCGCAGCCGACTGGCCCGGGCCGGAGCCCGGCCACCACCGCCGCCGATCAACAACAACTCACCCGCCAGCAACAGGAAGCCCGCGAGCGCGCCCAGGCCATCGAGGCTCCCGGCGTGCGCGCGCAGGAGATCACGCCGCTCGTCTATCCGACGCTGCCGACCGAGACGCCATGTTTCCGCATCGACCGCTTCGTGCTCGAAGTCCCGGCCGATCTGCCCGATAGCGTCCAGGTACACGGTGCTTCTACGCTGCCGATGGACCCGTTTGCTTTTGCCCGAGCATGGCTCGATCACTATCAGGGTGCGTGTGTCGGCAGGCAGGGCCTGGATATGCTGACCATGGGTGTGTCTCAGGCCATTCTGAGTCGGGGCTATGTCACCACGCGCGTGTTACTGCCGCAGCAGGACCTCAGCACCGGGACCTTGCGATTGGCGCTGATCCCCGGCGTGATCGGCGAGTTGCGTTTTGCGGAACCGGATACGCGTGGCACATGGAAGTCCGCGTTTCCGGCACGTTCGGGCGATCTCCTGAATCTGCGCGACCTGGAGCAGGGGCTGGAGCAAATGAAGCGTGTGGCCAGTCAGGATGCCGAGATGCAGATCGTGCCGACTGCCGTGCCGGGCGTGAGCGATGTGGTCATCGCGGTCAAGCGGGCGAAGGCGTGGACCGTGGTGGCGTCGATTGACAACTCGGGCACGGAGGCAACGGGAAAATGGCTCGGCAATCTGAGTCTGGGCATCGATAACCCACTGGGTCTCAACGATCTGTTCAACGTCGGCTATATGCAGGACGTTGAGCTTGGCAATCGGAAGCACGGCACGCGCGGCTGGAACGGCTTCTACTCGGTGCCGTGGGGTTACTGGACGGGCACGCTGTCCGCGTACTCGAACACGTACTACCAGCAGATTGCGGGCGTCAACCAGACCTTTGTCTCGAGCGGGAATTCGCAGACGGTGGACATGAAGCTGCAGCGCGTGATTCGCCGCAGCCAGAGCGACGTACTGGGTCTGCAGTTCCGGCTCTCGCGCCGCTTTGGCGAGAGCTTCATCGAGGATACGGCAATCCCCCAGCAGCGGCGCAACAACACGTTTGTGGAGGCCGGCTTCACCGATCGCCATTACTTCGGCTCGGCGCAGTTCGATGGCAGCCTCGTGTATCGCCAGGGCATCGGCGGATTCGGCTCGCAGGCCGACACGCTGGCTGTGAACGGCGGGCCGACATGGCGCTACAGCATGGTCGTGGCCGATGCCAATCTGTCGGCGCCCTTCCGGCTCGGCGACCAGATGTTGCGTTACGTGACGACCTTCCGTGGCCAGTACACCGGCGATCGCCTGTATGCGCTGGACATGATGACCATCGGCAGCCGCTATACGGTGCGCGGCTTCGACGGTGAGATGCTGTTGGCCGGCGATAGTGGCTTCTACTGGCGCAACGAACTGCAGGCACCCGTCGCCAACACCGGGCAGGCGCTGTATGCGGGGCTGGACTACGGACGTGTGTTCGGGCCGTCGACGGTCGGGCTGGTTGGTACGCAATTGATCGGCGCGGTGCTGGGCCTGCGCGGTGGCTTTGGTTCGAAGTTCGGGCGGCTGTCCTATGACTTCTTTGTCGGCCTGCCCGTGTACAAGCCCGCCGCCTTTCATACGTCTGGCGTCACCGGCGGGATGCAGGTGGCGTACCAGTACTGA